In Sporomusaceae bacterium, the following proteins share a genomic window:
- a CDS encoding TRAP transporter large permease, with translation MDINEIAVWLLGCSFILFTLFRLPVAQALFASSLLTMTWLEVPLPTIGQQMINGVKTFSLLAIPFFILTGQIMGEGGLAQRLVNLASLIVGRIRGGLALVNCIACMFFGNISGSAGADAASVGSVMIPAMKKKGYDADYAVGLTISSAIQGVVVPPSHNLVLYSVVAGGISIKSLFLGGIVPGFLLLGSLMTVAYFMAVKRGYPASDPVPRSEWGGIVFHGLLSLSPAFIILGGIISGVFTATESGALAVVYSFILAFGVYREVPLSRMWNVLKRTLRTVLMVYFLISASAAFGYVMAFLSVPDMITQWFLTVSDNKYVIFMLINILLLILGGPMDMAPMILILTPVLLPVCVSFGMDPVHFGLMLIFNSGMGLLTPPVGTVLFIGCAIGGVTISQGTKAMLPFFYAMIVVLLLITYIPQTVLWLPSLFK, from the coding sequence ATGGACATCAACGAAATCGCCGTATGGCTGCTTGGCTGCAGCTTCATCCTCTTTACCCTCTTCAGACTCCCCGTCGCCCAGGCGCTCTTCGCCTCCTCGCTCCTCACCATGACCTGGCTCGAAGTGCCCCTGCCCACCATCGGGCAACAGATGATCAACGGCGTCAAAACCTTCTCCCTGCTGGCCATCCCCTTCTTCATCCTCACCGGCCAGATAATGGGGGAGGGGGGACTCGCCCAGCGGCTCGTCAACCTCGCCAGCCTCATCGTCGGGCGCATTCGCGGCGGCCTGGCCCTCGTCAACTGCATCGCCTGCATGTTCTTCGGCAACATCTCCGGTTCGGCCGGCGCCGACGCCGCCTCGGTCGGCTCGGTAATGATCCCGGCCATGAAGAAAAAAGGCTATGACGCCGACTACGCCGTCGGCCTCACCATCTCCTCCGCCATCCAGGGCGTCGTCGTCCCCCCCAGCCACAACCTCGTCCTCTACTCCGTCGTCGCCGGCGGCATCTCCATCAAAAGCCTCTTCCTCGGCGGCATCGTCCCCGGCTTCCTCCTCCTTGGCTCCCTCATGACCGTCGCCTACTTCATGGCCGTCAAGCGCGGCTATCCGGCCAGCGACCCCGTACCCCGCTCCGAGTGGGGCGGCATCGTCTTCCACGGGCTGCTCTCCCTGTCGCCGGCCTTCATCATCCTCGGCGGCATCATCTCCGGCGTCTTCACCGCCACCGAATCGGGCGCCCTTGCCGTCGTCTACTCCTTCATCCTCGCCTTCGGCGTCTACCGCGAAGTGCCGCTCTCCAGAATGTGGAACGTCCTCAAACGCACGCTCCGCACCGTCCTCATGGTCTACTTCCTTATCTCCGCCTCGGCCGCCTTCGGCTACGTCATGGCCTTTCTCAGCGTGCCCGACATGATCACCCAGTGGTTCCTCACCGTCTCCGACAACAAATACGTCATCTTCATGCTCATCAACATCCTCCTCCTCATCCTCGGCGGCCCCATGGACATGGCCCCCATGATCCTCATCCTCACCCCCGTGCTCCTGCCCGTCTGCGTCTCCTTCGGCATGGACCCCGTACACTTCGGCCTCATGCTCATCTTCAACTCCGGCATGGGCCTCCTCACCCCCCCTGTCGGCACCGTGCTCTTCATCGGCTGCGCCATCGGCGGCGTCACCATCTCCCAGGGGACCAAAGCCATGCTGCCCTTCTTCTACGCCATGATCGTCGTCCTGCTCCTCATCACCTACATACCCCAGACCGTCCTGTGGTTACCGTCCCTGTTCAAATAG
- a CDS encoding TRAP transporter small permease produces MEALKRIAIKIDTLFETCAIFALLGVIIVMAVQVATRKLLNFVFFWSEEAILICLVWFAFMGIAIGFREGVHMGVEALTDRLPARVNRWIDKWIDIMGLIYGLYFVIYGWEFTLLMLESTLPATKMPNSVVYAVMPVSGFMVCVYSVLQMLGVDTRRHKGADIEMGVEETEAKQ; encoded by the coding sequence ATGGAAGCATTAAAGCGCATAGCAATCAAAATCGACACCCTGTTCGAAACCTGCGCCATCTTCGCCCTGCTCGGCGTCATCATCGTCATGGCCGTCCAGGTAGCGACCCGTAAACTCCTCAACTTCGTCTTCTTCTGGTCCGAGGAAGCCATCCTCATCTGCCTCGTATGGTTTGCCTTCATGGGCATCGCCATCGGCTTCCGCGAAGGCGTCCACATGGGCGTCGAAGCCCTCACAGACCGTCTGCCGGCCCGCGTCAACAGGTGGATCGACAAATGGATCGACATCATGGGCCTCATCTACGGACTGTACTTCGTCATCTACGGCTGGGAATTCACCCTCCTCATGCTGGAATCCACCCTGCCGGCCACCAAAATGCCCAACAGCGTCGTCTACGCCGTAATGCCGGTCAGCGGCTTCATGGTCTGCGTCTACTCGGTCCTCCAGATGCTCGGCGTCGACACGCGGCGTCATAAAGGAGCCGACATCGAAATGGGCGTAGAAGAGACGGAGGCTAAACAATAA